The following are encoded in a window of Ogataea parapolymorpha DL-1 chromosome VII, whole genome shotgun sequence genomic DNA:
- a CDS encoding FACT complex subunit SPT16, giving the protein MSEVQIDQSVFRKRLHLLQRNIANAPQFGSIAGLLIAVGSSDDTNPYQKSTVLHTWLLGYEFPATLIFITGKKVTVLTSVGKSKYLEPLKSSSVNLNILARTKDPEHNKKLFEQFVQEMKQSGKKLGVLVKDKYAGKFMDEWNAIWEGEKNDFELVDCAVGVSSTLESKDEDEQRCLRTASRASTNMMSYFSDEMSKIIDEELDVSNSKLVDRIENKIDDAKFFKNMETDKSMKKLGSDFDLNNLDWCYKPIIQSNGKYELKFSVESTDDKLGGSVIMASLGLRYRSYCSNVTRTFLIGPSKEMENNYDFLLKVQAKALSLMKHGAIAKDVYNKTLAFIETERPDLVENFMKNMGSLMGIDFRDSTGILSAKNERPLSENSVYNLVVGFSGLSDPKLGSYALMLADTVKVTDENSIVLTDSPKLRKEVAFYFDDDESTQVKKELDDIKVKSEKPEKPDLKINNNGVNTRVLKAKMRSEQKNSDEDQTQIQQEIQKELHAKRQKEGLDRFNPEDAQDGSDKRVIFKKYESYVRESQIPSNVRDLKIHIDSKNQTIILPICGRPVPFHINAFKNGLKTEEGEYTHLKLNFNSPGVAVTKKEELPYEPGEDKQFIRSLTFRSKDNERMSEVLKKITEMKKDAVKRESEKREQADVVTQASLIEVNRPKRLDNVFVRPTPDTKRLPGNITIHQNGIRYQSLGRNDQRVDILFSNIKHLFFQSCKGELLVIIHCHLKTPIMIGKKKTYDVQFYREASDITVDETGNRKRKYRYGDEDELEQEQEERRRKAALDKEFKGFAEQIADASNGLVDLDIPFRELGFQGVPSRSAVMCLPTRDCLVQLIDLPFLVITLEEIEIAHLERVQFGLKNFDLVFVFKDFSRPVVHISTIPMELLEDVKAWLTDVDIPYSEGTVNLNWTTIMKTIQADPYQFFVDGGWSFLTGSGDSDNDSEEDEQESDFNPSDDNPEDEDVDSEEDYSAEEEGDNESDFEDDDEESIAESDNISEEEFSD; this is encoded by the coding sequence TGGGATATGAGTTCCCGGCCACCTTAATCTTTATTACTGGAAAGAAAGTTACGGTGTTGACCTCCGTTGGGAAATCGAAGTATTTGGAGCCCTTGAAAAGCTCCAGTGTCAATTTAAACATTCTTGCGCGTACGAAGGACCCCGAGCACAACAAGAAACTGTTCGAGCAATTTGTGCAAGAGATGAAACAAAGCGGCAAGAAGCTTGGTGTGCTAGTCAAAGACAAGTATGCTGGTAAGTTTATGGACGAATGGAACGCAATCTGGGAGGGAGAGAAAAACGACttcgagctcgttgatTGCGCGGTTGGAGTTTCGTCTACGCTTGAATCCAAGGATGAGGATGAACAAAGATGCTTGAGAACTGCCTCTAGAGCCTCAACAAATATGATGAGTTATTTTTCCGACGAAATGAGCAAGATCATTGATGAGGAACTGGATGTTTCCAACTCCAAGCTGGTGGACCGAATCGAAAATAAGATCGATGATGCgaaattcttcaaaaatatgGAAACGGACAAATCGATGAAGAAACTCGGTTCTGACTTCGATCTGAACAATCTGGACTGGTGCTACAAGCCTATTATTCAAAGCAATGGGAAGTATGAACTTAAGTTCTCGGTGGAGTCGACAGACGACAAACTCGGAGGGTCTGTGATCATGGCTTCGCTTGGTCTGAGATACAGAAGCTACTGCTCTAATGTTACTCGTACTTTCCTGATTGGCCCATCGAAAGAGATGGAAAACAACTACGACTTCCTGCTCAAAGTGCAAGCCAAAGCACTTTCGCTTATGAAACATGGAGCAATTGCGAAAGATGTCTACAATAAAACTCTTGCGTTTATTGAGACTGAGAGACCAGATCTTGTGGAGAAtttcatgaaaaatatgGGCTCTTTGATGGGTATCGATTTCAGAGACTCTACTGGTATCCTTAGTGCTAAGAACGAAAGACCATTGAGCGAGAATTCTGTTTACAACTTGGTCGTTGGTTTCAGCGGTTTATCCGATCCGAAGCTTGGAAGCTACGCACTCATGTTGGCAGACACTGTGAAAGTCACAGATGAAAACTCTATCGTTCTAACTGATTCTCCTAAACTTAGGAAAGAGGTTGCATTTTATTtcgatgacgacgaaagCACCCAAgtgaagaaagagctcgaTGATATTAAGGTGAAATCTGAAAAGCCCGAAAAGCCTGATTTgaagatcaacaacaatGGCGTTAACACTCGTGTGCTCAAGGCAAAAATGAGGTCGGAACAAAAGAATTCCGATGAGGATCAAACTCAAATCCAGCAGGAAATTCAGAAGGAGTTGCATGCTAAAAGACAAAAGGAAGGCTTGGATAGGTTCAATCCAGAAGACGCACAGGATGGGTCTGATAAGAGAGTAATTTTCAAAAAGTACGAATCTTATGTTCGCGAGTCGCAGATTCCAAGCAATGTTAGAGACCTCAAAATCCATATCGATTCTAAGAATCAGACAATTATACTTCCTATTTGTGGAAGACCGGTGCCTTTCCATATTAACgctttcaaaaatggctTAAAAACTGAGGAAGGAGAATACACACACCTGAAATTGAACTTCAACTCTCCGGGTGTCGCAGTCACaaagaaggaggagcttcCTTATGAACCGGGTGAGGACAAACAATTCATTAGGAGTTTGACTTTCCGCTCAAAGGACAACGAGAGAATGAGCGAAGTTCTGAAGAAAATTACTGAAATGAAGAAGGATGCGGTTAAGAGAGAGTCGGAGAAGAGAGAGCAGGCGGATGTTGTGACTCAAGCTTCTCTGATTGAGGTCAATCGTCCAAAAAGATTAGATAACGTTTTTGTCAGACCTACTCCAGACACTAAGAGATTGCCTGGAAACATCACCATCCACCAAAATGGTATTAGATACCAATCTCTTGGCAGAAACGATCAAAGGGTGGATATTCTCTTCTCCAACATTAAGcatctgtttttccaatcCTGCAAAGGAGAGTTGTTGGTCATCATTCACTGTCATTTGAAAACACCAATCATGattggaaagaagaagactTACGATGTTCAGTTCTACAGGGAAGCTTCTGACATCACCGTTGACGAGACAGGTAACAGAAAGAGAAAATACCGTTATGGAGACGAAGATGAGTTAGAacaggagcaggaagagcGAAGACGGAAAGCTGCTTTGGACAAGGAATTTAAAGGGTTTGCCGAGCAAATTGCAGATGCATCCAATGGTTTGGTTGATCTCGACATTCCCTTCAGAGAGCTTGGGTTCCAAGGTGTGCCTTCTAGATCTGCTGTGATGTGTCTCCCAACCAGAGACTGTTTAGTGCAACTGATTGATCTACCGTTTTTGGTCATCACTTTAGAGGAGATCGAAATCGCACACTTGGAGAGAGTTCAATTCGGCCTCAAGAATTTCGATCTAGTGTTTGTCTTCAAAGACTTTAGCAGACCCGTCGTTCATATCTCAACAATCCCAATGGAGTTGCTTGAAGATGTCAAGGCTTGGCTTACTGACGTGGATATTCCGTACAGCGAAGGTACTGTTAATTTGAACTGGACCACAATCATGAAGACTATTCAAGCTGACCCTTACCAATTCTTTGTGGACGGAGGGTGGTCGTTCTTGACGGGAAGTGGTGATTCGGACAATGATAGCGAGGAAGATGAACAAGAGTCTGATTTCAATCCTTCCGACGACAATCCTGAGGACGAAGATGTCGATTCCGAGGAGGACTACAGTGCAGAAGAGGAAGGTGATAATGAGAGCGATTTCGAGgatgatgacgaagaaAGTATTGCCGAAAGTGACAACATTTCTGAAGAGGAGTTTAGCGATTAA